ctcaaacaatccgcccgcctcggctccccagagtgctaggattacaggcgtgagccaccacacccggcccaatgttcttttaaatttcGACTAATCCCTGGAATTGCAGTAGTCTTCATTATATTAAAACCTGGAAGTCCATTAGTTGCTCTTCAAGACCATGAACAGACTGGCTATTTGGTCCCTTTTCACTTTGGCTATTTTTAAGAATAGGCGCTATTGTTTTGGATTACTATCTGAGAGTTACATAGATTCACTCTTGGATATAGGAGATAAGAAACAGTTAATTCATAACTTTTATATTAACCAATATAGTAAAaaacaaagcacacacacacacacacacacacacacacaaaagctaaGTTGCCTTTCCTTGAATGAACCCTGCCTgaataaaacaatgaaagaaaaataaaaataaaattaacggTATGTAGTCTaatttgtaaatgaatgaatattgaaaTAATACCGACTGTGGATATATTTTAAGGCTTTATGTAGTTTTAATTGTTCTGTTTGTTCTGTGGTTATGTCTAAGACTATAGTATATAATTCTCTTCAAAGTATATCAAGTATTGTGAATGCTTTGGTTCAGATGTGTCAAATTAACAGTAAAACAACAAATATACCACTCAACAAATATACCACTTTTATCTTGGGATAAAAGTGATACATTTTATTGTAGAAAACttgtaaaatacagaaacagagaagaaaaccatgacaaaaattatatataatctcATAAACAAGATAACTACTTTGGGAATTTTCAGGTGGCTTCAACTATATACTTCTGCTTCTCCTTGTTCAAACCAACAAATGGATATTCTGATATAGTATCTGCTTTATTACTGATAAAGTTGAATTGAGAAATATAGCTTAGATCTGAGATCAGATGGAGCCATTCTGTTCCCTCCCCCGATCCCTGACATGGATGGGGAAGTTGGGGTCTGCATACCCCTCCAGCCATGAAGGCAGTAGCGTTCTTTACAGCTTAGTGGCTGGCAGGATAAATTGCCAGAGAAAGACGAGTCTCCATACCAGCCTCTTGGAGGTGAAAGTACTAGGGGTAGGAGCAGAGGAAGAAACGTTGGATTTTCAGTGCCTTTAGCTGTCATCTTTAGTTAAGTCATTCCCTCCCAATGGGGATGTTCAGGTAAGGATGGCGGGAAgggctttttattatttctctaagGGTATGGTAGTGTTGTtggaagttaattttaaaaaaaattttttttatagagacagggccttgctatgttgcccaggttgatctcgaactcctgacctccagtgatcctcctacctcagcctcccagagtgctggaatgaagggcatgagccaccacgcctggcctggatgttgatatttatatattgaattgGTAACTCAGAGAAAGAGAGGGCTCACTCATCCATCTGCAAATATTTCTTGCGGACCGATGATTTAGCAGGCAACATTCTAGAGTCTGAGATTACAGGAATGAATGAAATAGGcaaaatcttttctttcatgaaaCATGCATCTGTGGGAGTGGACAGATACTAAACAGAGGAATATATGTTATGTTGGGTACTTTATTTACATGtaacatttatatatgtttatatattaatatataaatgctatgaagaaatgTGAAGAAGAGTAAAGGGTGAGCATGAGATGGGGAATGCTGTTTCGATAGGGTGGGAAGGGTAATGCTCTGTTTAGAAGACATTCAAGCAGAGACCTAAATGAAGTGAGGGAATGATCCATGCAGGTAAgtgggaagaacattctaggccAAAGGAAGGACTGGTACTTCTGGGAGAGGGGAGCATGCTGGGTGTTTGGAAGAACAGCAGGGAGGCCTGTTTGAGCAGGGGCGAGGGGTAGGAGGTGTGGCTAGATGGGGAGCTGGGGCCAGTCTAGGCTCAGTAACTTCTGGGTTATGACAACGTGCCTGGGATTTTATTCTGGGTGAGATGGAGGATTTTGAACAGGGGATTGACCGAGGGGACTGATGAGTGTCTAGCAACTGTGCGTGACAGGGTGGCAGCAGGGAAGGGGATGGGAACTGGGAGCTATTTGGAACTTGCTGGTGATTAGAGATCATTTTCAGAGGTGGAGAAGACTGGGAATAGAGTACACTGGGGAGGGGGATGGTTATCAAGAGTTGAGCTTTGGTCAGTGAGACGCTTGTTAGGATAAGGAAGTAGAGATTTCTACAGGCAGAAGGGAGAAGGGTCGAGGCTGAGGGTAGAATTTTGAAAGCGATACATATAGAGATGGTGTTTAAAGCCATGGAAATTGTTGCGATCACCCAGAGGGTGGGTTTAAGTTAGCAAAGAAGTATGAGGCCCAAGGTCTGGGGCTTCTCAACATCTAGGGAACAAGAATTGGAGGATACGGAAGGAGACTGTGTGTGCCAGCCATCGAgttaggaggaaaaccaggagagtgtGGTTATGTGCAAGAAGGTGAAGTCTCCTGTGACCATGATTAGCAGAGTGGGGGATGTacttttaggtttttgttttctactcATGTATATACcccttgtgtttttaaaaatgtgtttaggATCCTTTGTACACATAAAATGAACTTTAATATGTTAAAGTGCAAGGAAAAAGCTTTGAATGttgaatttagagaaaaaaatgtagaaaaacatCTTAGACAGTATGAGTATCTAATATTTAGTAGTATATCTCTATTATTattcacattaaaataattatgagtgTATCATGCCACAAACACTTCTGATGCCAACGTTTCCATTAAGTTGCAGAGAATGTCATCAGACAAAAGAAATACCAGCTACCAGGGCAGGTTGGAGGTGTTCGTTTCCAAGTCTCTCGCTTTGATGTCAAGGTAAGTTGTGATGCTGAAGTTCTGGGTCCCATGTCCGTTTCCAAGTCTTTCCTATGTAGGGAGACACAGAGCGCTCTCACCCCATGACTTCTAGGAAAGGAAATGCAAACTCTCTAACCCGAATCAGTGTTAAAAGCCCAATCTATCTCTTGCAATTTTGATCACTGCTTTAtctgtttctgtctttctgtgtgtcCCACTTAATGCTTTCCAAGTGAGAATAAGCTTTTATACTGTTGTGAATGATGTCAGGTACCAACCTGAAGacttattttggggaaaaaaaatttagaatgaaCATTAGAAAGGAGCATCGAAGAGACAGGAAAGGTGGAAATAcaaggaaaaagttaaaattcaaagCACTGGCTGACTAATTTTATTGTGGAAGAAACTCAGGGTTGTGTGCAGCCGTCTGATGAACTTCAGACTGAGGGTGGGGACAACTCCGGGGGAACCCCTATCCATAGAGCGGAGCCAGAACTGTTTATATTAATGGATTCTGAGtaagactttgtttcaaaaaagcactctgcctctaaaaattatttgactGCTTCTGTTTTGGGGTATGTGGTGAGAGGCTGTGAATCCCCAAATGAACAACATGGGATCCCTTTGATGGGCAGCTCTGGTGCACAAAGCCGGGAAGCCTGGGTTAGGCAATTGGGGTCTGGTTTAGGGAATTGGGGCCTGGTTTAGGGCAACTGCTGTGGAGACAAGAAAGTGGCAGAAAAGAACATATTTGTTCTGATGCTcgttgaagtaaaaaaaaaaaaaaaagaagaaaagaacatattTGTGTAGTCTGTTCCATTAGGCAGtgaggttttaatttttctctttttaattttaggtctTCAGCTCTGTAAATGCCACCCTTGATCTTTCTGTTTTTCGGAGTCAAGTTATTCTAGAGAGTCTGGTAACGGACTTGAGAAAGAAAATCCCAACGTTAAGCTTCGGTCCTTTGAAACACAATGGAAGAATCTCCGTGGAAGGATCATTTCTGGATATCAAGAAGCTCAAAGAGTCTTTGCTATTGAAAGCAAGGTTTCTTTTAGATAAAACCAGGAATTTTACCAGTGAGGGGAGAAAATGGAATAGACAAAGCCCCCAGAGGAATCTACAGAAAAGTCCCAAGTCTTTGGAGTCACTCAGGACCTTAGTACCTGAGACAGCTAGAAGCAGAGAAATGCTTGTGCTCGACACAGACGTTTTTCTTTACCTGAAACACAAGTGTGAATTTTATGAAAGCACACTGAACAAATTCCATATTCGAacgcaggagagagaggagggcggAATCACCACAGTTTTTCTAAAACCACTTTGTGGTCAGCCTAACGAGACAAAATTTGTAAAAGAGCTCATTGAGAAACGGTCATGTGCTCTTCACTTAAAGCTTAGAAAAGAGACATTTAttttggaaggaaaggaaaatagagagagaagaaaaattaagcaggcATGTGAACAGTTAGGTTCGAGGTACCCTGAGGTTCTGATTAACTTCCACAGGACACATGTTGACATTATAGGATCTTCTTCTGACACTTACCTATTTAAAAACGAGATCATGAAATTAATAGGGCAAAAAGTTAGTTAATAAAATCTCAGCAATAGTGATGATAATGGCTGCTTTCCCTTACTGAGCAGGGACCATGCTGTATACGAGACTAGCTTTACAcaccttatctcatttaatccttatgacgATCCTTCATCATGCTAGGGGAAGAAAGTAGGATTTGGAGCTGTTGAACACTTACCTGAAGTTATCCACCTGAGGAGAAATGAGGCTGGGGCTTCACCCAGTCTATCTGATTACAAAGATAATATCTaaggaataaaattttgaaaaaaacttaCCAAACTTTGAAGGAATCTTACTTTCTCTGCAACTccaaattattagaaaaagaattagCCCTAACATATGACAAGTTTGGGTGATTGTTATTATGGCATTGGCAATTTCTTAACATTTACAAAGTTTGCATTTACTCCATATAGAATTAGAGTACTAGCAAAAATCACTTGGGAAACTACTTAGATAAAAGGTATTTCTGATTCCAGTACATTCCATTGCTACAAGGCTGCTGGACATGAGGGACATTCTTACTGCCACTGTTGTTGAAACCATAAGGGGGTTTCGGTCTAGGTCCAGTTACTTGTTGCACAAAGATGCAATTATTCAGACACTAGGAATtgctaaggaagaaaggaattttttaatccAACAGATGTCTtgttgggagaatgggagaacctgcctcaaatctgtctctccaaCTAATGGAGAGCATGGGCTTTTCAAGGAGGGGCCACGTGCCGTGGGACAGGTTGTGGTGGAACTAACAAAGGGGCTACATGCATTGGGGGAAGGTTATGGGCAATGGTGACTCTtggtgtcaggaagtctgccctggggccttcagaatctcagctcctttgtcttgcagaaaatccaccatttctgggaaacaactcaaaacaTCAAGTaattaagggagaggattataaaaatcatataggggtcattgaaatttgctCATAGAGCCAATGCCACTACTTATAAGTGCTTACATAAAATATTGATTCTCTTGTTATAATTATGAAAGTGGATCGTAGGaattgggtcattcttgtcaCACCCAACTAAAACAGTGTAAAAGAAGCCAGGGGCAAAAAGTACCCTGGGACATGTAACATTGCTCCAAGAATATAATTCTCTGTGAGCTTCGCTACTGAAACTGCTTGCTGTAACCTGCAACCAGTTTTATCTTTAGCTGCTGAGATAACTTGCTGCAACTCTAGGACTAATTTACCCACTGCCATGGTCTATCATTCAGAGCTTGGCAGCTCCCCAAAGCTTTCCTGATACCAATGAACTTTCCCTGAAGACCACACataacattcttctttttttctttttattttgagacagagtctcactctgttgccctgaagAGTActgcggcgtcagcctagctcacagcagcctcagagttctgggctcaagtgatcctcctgcctcagcctcccaagtagctgggactacaggtgtgtgccaccctgtctggctaattttttctattttttttttttttttttagtagagacagagttttgctcttgctcaggctggtctctagctcctgacctcaagcgatagTCCCCCCCACAACCcctctaggattacaggtgtgagccaccacgcccggcctctgaGCAACTTTTGtgctttaaatttattatagGGCTTTGTACTTAGTAAGCATCTAATAAATGTATCTTCATTGGTccaggaattttctttttgagCTATATAGTCTTCTCCTTTGTCAATGTCATAGTACTAATATTAATTTCTTACTCCCACATTAGAATGTCTCTGTATTTCTTACTTGTACTATTTCCTCCTATGGAGGAAATTCTCTCTGGCAAGACTAACTCAAGGAGCAAGATATccttctcttttgtatttttgtcagGCAGGTAGGCCAGTAATTGCTCCTAGCAGAAAGGCACAAGGCAGGTTCCCAGAAAGTGCCTGAAATGGTTCTctccatttgcatatcttttgaCTAGGTTTCACCAGTGAGACAAAAATCCCTTGtgacttattaataatttaatagttATGAGGATTCACTG
The nucleotide sequence above comes from Eulemur rufifrons isolate Redbay chromosome 1, OSU_ERuf_1, whole genome shotgun sequence. Encoded proteins:
- the RBM43 gene encoding RNA-binding protein 43, whose amino-acid sequence is MASCFCFGFCGAGPCGYRRHVPPEARGAWRKGPGCGAERGGAGRRAEGPGAAWPHLPLRRWRAPQVTSGRAGAAQLLPRRPPAASSRTHCPGAGDTAVSSRSRLAAHASVLNLKESKASERTIVVGGLPVDFLSARLVVVLVKSYFEDIKNEGGEVEDVIYPTRTRGIAYVIFKEKKVAENVIRQKKYQLPGQVGGVRFQVSRFDVKVFSSVNATLDLSVFRSQVILESLVTDLRKKIPTLSFGPLKHNGRISVEGSFLDIKKLKESLLLKARFLLDKTRNFTSEGRKWNRQSPQRNLQKSPKSLESLRTLVPETARSREMLVLDTDVFLYLKHKCEFYESTLNKFHIRTQEREEGGITTVFLKPLCGQPNETKFVKELIEKRSCALHLKLRKETFILEGKENRERRKIKQACEQLGSRYPEVLINFHRTHVDIIGSSSDTYLFKNEIMKLIGQKVS